The region ATCAGATATGGAGGGGAAGGGGCTTTGGTTAAACTGACCTAGCATGACTCTTGCTAAAATTGAACAATATGGagataaataagaaaatcaaGGCCAAGTTGAGAACACAGTTCAGAGGAACCTGGGTAGAGGAGAGAGTCTTTGTCATTAGGTAGAATTCCCATTGAAATGTCAAAGACAGGAATCTGTCACCTTAGAAAATGACATTTCATGTTAAGGAAGGAGatattaaattaaatagaatgagtaaataaagcattgtttattttatttttatatttttcatgtatGCATGTTagtttttttgaatagtttcatgTGCAAGAGTGTTATTGCCcatcttaatttcaattcctaaGAACAAGCACATATCTCAAAGATGTCAAAGATATGTGTTGAAAATAAGTACTTTAAATAAAGAGGTAGTCTTTGGTCACCTCTGATCACTGCCCAGTTATCATGTAAGTGCATAccattaattttcaaattaacatagacaatattattttaatcattatgAAAATGACAAGAATACATTGTGTTCATAGGAGTGGTAAGGGAAGCTGCATAAGAGTGAAACCtgggaatacattttatttacatcaGAGCCCCAAGCCTGAATACTGAACCAACAGATTTGCAAGTTTGATTCTTTAATCCTAATGAACAGATTGAGAAATTATATTGTAAAGTGATTAACATAGTATGTTTTCTTATTGATCTATTCTGCTTGTTTTCTTGACTTTGGGTTAAGCATCCCCTTCAGCTTTGCTTCTGGCACAGTTTTTCTAAGACAAGATTTCTTATCTGCTGGCTCTTCACACAGTATACAATGGGGTTCATCAATGGAGGCACCAGCAGAAAAGCATCAGCTATGAGGATCCTAGTGATTGGGAAACTGTGTTTGGCAAACCGGTAGATGACAGCTAGGGAGATAATGGGCACATAGAAGATGAGCACAGCACAGATGTGGGAAACACATGTATTGAGGACCTTGAGCCTTTCCTTTCGTGATGCTATGCTCAACACTGCTTTCAGTATCAACATGTAggacatgaaaataaatgtcaagtCTAGGATGCCTGTGAGAACCACAAATAAGCCATAGATGATGTTGACCTTGTTGTCAGTGCAGGCCAGTTTCATGACATCTTGATGGAGGCAGTAGGATTGGGACAGGAGGTTCTTCTTACAGTATTTTAGATGTTTTAGAGTGAAAGGAAATGGGAGGATCAACAAAACATTTTTGAGAGAAAAAGCAAGCCCAATTTGAATGACTCTGGCACTGGTGAGGATGGAAGTGTATCTCAGGGGGTTGCAGATGGCAATAAAGCGATCAAAGGACATTATAAGAAGTACAGATGACTCCATAGCTGAGAATCCATGGATGAAAAACTCTTGAGCAATACAGGCATCAGGGGAAATTCCTGGAGCATTGAACAGGAAAATCCTTAACATggtagggagagaggagagggatagTCCCAGGTCAGAGAGAGCCAACATGGAGAGAAAATAGTACATGGGCTCATGCAAAGAAGGCTCTGTTtttatgaaaaacagaatggtacaATTCCCTAGGATAGCAACAGTGTACATGAGACATATGGGGATAGAGATCCAAATATTGGCATGCTCCAAACCTGGGATCCCAACCAAGTAGAAAATAGAGATTTCCATTTCAGAGGTATTGAGAATGGACATCCCAGTATTTGAGGGAAAAGATGAGAAGCTCATAAGAGGTTTTCTGTAGAGGTATAAGTAGATCGGCTCAAATGCCTGGCTCTATCCTATTGAACTCATGGAGGTCTTACAACACCAGGTATATAGACATAATTCTTAGACACAAAcctaaaaggagaaatagatagatagactcaactagaaacaaaaaaccgagagaaaaataatgcaaattgaTATCAAAATCTAATCTTAAAATAGATACAGACTATAACAGGTACAAGTCCTATACAAGGACTACTGATCAACTGAGATAATTATACAGGCGAATATTATCCAACTCAAAGACTTGaaacttttgctttttaatataaatgttgCAATATATGTCCtgtttataaatttgtttaaaatttctgtCATAAAAATTCAGCTGAAAAAAAAGgtctaaaattttgttaaaaatttgtaagattttttaaaagttcaaaacatttacataaaattcagaaaaaacatatatgtatatagtgtcTTCATTGTAAAcatggattttcttttcctttccttgaaTCTTTTATATCTCTCAAAAATATGTTGTCATTCTTTATAGAGgattttacaaaatttatttttagatcaTTATGATTTTATTGCTATTCTTTACAGAATCATTCATcctctattattttctatttttcttagtgATTACTGATTGCTTAGAGGAACAATATAAAATTTTGTTGTCAAAATCTGTCATCCCatgctgttctttctctttttgtctctttcctcACTGCCATAGATTTCGGAGTGCCTTTGCATCATCTTCTTAACTCTGTATATGCCTTTGTAAAGAAATCCTAGGAAGGATTtttatgtggtacatgtacaccacggaatattatacagccataaaaggaacgagatcatgtcctttgcagggacatggatggggctggaagccattatcctcagcaaactgacacaggaacagaaaaccaaacaccacatgttctcacttataagtggaagctgaacaaagagaacacatggacacagggagaggaacaacacacactggggcctgtcaggggttgaggtggggggagggagagtattaggaaaaatagctaatgcatgctggtcttaatacctaggtgatgggttgataggtgcagcaaaccaccctggcacaagtttacctgtgtaacaaacctgcatgtcctgcacatgtaccccagaacttaaaatgaaataacattttttaaaaatgcctagGACGTTCTGGATTGAATAAGAAATtacatgcaaacaaacaaacaaaacacaagaaaaaaatcaggcaaGTGTTAAGATAATATTTACCTAGAGTTTGGAAGATCCTCACGCAAAATCAGAGGAGGGCaatgtataaatttttattaCTGTGGCTAATACCAGTATGATGGCTGTCTGCTTTAAACACTAATCCAGTTGTGTCAAGTGGCCCAACTACCAACTGAAGGCTTTTTGTGCCTGTTAGGTCTAGTGTCCTCCAACTCCCAAGTCTTGCTTCTGATATTAATCTGAAAAGAGTGAGATTAAGTCTTCAATGGAAAACTGAAGATTTATTCTATCAGGGCTTGTAAGAttgttatttgcttatttattccaTATGGCTGAATAGAGTTATTGGAAGTTCTTTCCCGCCAGGACAGAGGTTCAAAGTGTATTTAATGTTAAAATTGTTAAGGTAAGTGAATCGTTTGAGAAGAATGTGCACCTTTCGCTGCTTGAGATCCTTCTGCATGGCTTTTGTATGAAACACAGCCAGTTCAGGCTTCACTGCCTCAACCTTCTCTGTCACTGACTTCATCTCCCCTCCATGCTGTTCCTCCTGTGGATGTATGGAGATACGGTTCCTCTTTTGATTTCCTCCCAAATGTTCTCTAGCGAACATTCTCCCAAAACTTTGGGTTGCCAAGATGTTGGTATTGTTTTTGACATACAGTAACTGCTTTAATAGCTCTGCATCATTTAATcaatgtatactttttaaaatctgagtttTAAATCCCTCCATATTCAACCCAGCTAATAACTTTGAGCTTGTACCAGCCCTCTTAATAGGATTAAAAAGTACTTCGTAATCAGTGAGGAAAAGTAGGGTATAAAAATCTCTTTCTTTAGAAAATGCTATGGCTTTCtggaagattattttattttgctttaaaagatGTTACTTTTAGAGAATCTAGAGGAAATAGAACATTGCACAGACAGGATTGTCCAGTATTCTGTCTTCGGCTCAGAAATGCCTACTCAACTAAATTGTCTagtttataaaaatgcaaaaaagttgAAGTAACAGATACAGAATGTCTTTTTAAAGTGAAGTTAAAATAAAGTTCAGTATTTATATGAAAGTTGTTAAATAAGGTTATCATGTTCTTTATATTAATAGTATAATGATGTTTGTATAATAATGTTGTCAGGATGGTGTTATGCAGATTGTCAAACCTTGAGTATATGTTGACATGGAAGCAAGTATTAAATGGTAAAATCATAACAGCTTATTAAGGATAAAATACCCATCTTAATGCTCTTGATTAATGAGATTTGCAATCAGAACATCAGGATTTTCAGGTACTTACCAAGATCGTGCTTAGTCCATACTTCAAGGTAAGAAGGAGCTGAACCCAGGATAAAGCCACTCAAATCCCGGCTATTAGGCCCATGTATTGATCTTGATGGTCTGACTCTAGCCCTTCTACCTTGGTGCCTTTTTAGTGGAACAAAGGCCTCTGAGGATGACACCTCAGGAAGCAAGACCCAGAGGGATTAAAAAGCCCACAGGTCTTTTCTTTACACAAATGAGACCTTAAATAAGAGTGGACTCAAACAGAATCAGCTGAATTGCTATACTGCATGTAAATGAGCCATTGAAGGTTAACATCCTATGAGACCTATTCTGCTTTATTCAACAGAATTGATTGCTCTTTCGCCTGCAGTTATAGGTACTTCTGGAGAAGTGttcacaatttattttcctaGGTCATTATGTTTGTGCCACTATGAGTTTTCAGATTCACTTTTGCTACTTGCTTATACATGCaatttttatcttataaaatGAAAGTCGTTATTCTGCTCATGTTTAAGAGCAcctgaatttatttttagaggcCAGTCTATGTAtaccctttgttcattttttaaattttatctattaGTCTGAGTACTtcctatattaaataaatgtatttttactgTTACATAAAGATTTCTTGCTCTTGTGTTACTCATATTTGTCTTTGATAATGATGTTGTTGCACGTTGAAATCCCTTTGAAATAAACATTGAgctaaacatttgtgtgcagaaGTTTATTGGGAGTGTTTCTATGTTAAACAGCtatgagggaaaaaaggaaatggaactagtggaaagagaaattaaattccattcaattgttAGAAAAGCTATATTTAATCTTGAAGAGATCTCCAGGGCTAAAATGATCCCACTTCAGAATTGTCCTGAATTGGAGGAAAGGCCTGGGCCTTTTTAACAACCTATTGATGGGCCATTGGATGTGGTCTTTAAATGGGAGGGGTCATGACTTTGGATAAAGTGGCTCCATTCAGAGAAAGAAATTCTCAAGAAGGACTCAAATGAGACCTGTCAGCTATAACACTCTCACTAGAGGAATGAGTGCTTCAGTTCTGGCAGAATAAGAACATCCAGGAGATTCACTGAGCATCAGCTGCAGTTCAACTGTTGCACAATTTCACCGAAAAACTTCAGTAATAAATTCTGGAAGCAGCTTTTTCAGAATTCATATAGGCCTTTTTTGTCCATTCAGAAGCGACAGGTGAACTGTTAGTGGGATGATTCAAAGTCCCCTACACTGCAGCTGTCTTGAGGCTCCAACTGTTATATACTATCCCTCTCCTCTACTATCTAGCTTAGATTCCTGTACCCTTAGCTAGAACTTCATCCTTGGCCACCATAAACTTCTCAAACTGTGGCTTTTGTATTTGTGCATTGATATggtaggctttgtgtccccacccaaatctcatcttaaattgagGTGTCCAGGTGTCCAGGTGTCCAGGgaaagacctggtgggaggtgactggatcatggggatggttcccccatgttgtttttatgatagtgagtgagttctcatgagatctcatggttttataaggagctcttCCGCCTTCACTTTCTTCACTtactcttgcctgccaccatgtaggatgtgcctttgcttctttgttgccttctgccattattgtaagtttcccgaggcctccccagccatgcagaatagtgagtcaattaaacctctttcatttataaattaatcagtcccaggtatctctttacagtagtgcaaaaatggacaaagacatcCATTTAGCATCAAAACAGGGCAAGAAGTGTCAAGGGATGCCCAGGGATCACCTAACAGTAAGCATATTCTTACTTGGCCACATCAAGTGTCAGCACTTTTCTAACTCATTCTGATTAttaaagtaattattttctttgcttactGGTATCTTAGAATGACATGATGCCATCTCTAATAGTTtaataaaattatgtcttttggtACAATATTTTTACCTCTAGAATCAGGATCTCTAAAccaacagtgcccagcacagtgggaATAAAACACAGGTTCTCAGAGTGGGTAAATGGAAGCGATATTTAGTAATGACAACACTGTTTtttccttcataataaaaatatgttttcctcatattaaaaaaattaacacaatggATATTGATTTAGTTTGCATACTGTGTCCTGGAAGATATGGCCACATTGTCTCACGTATCATCACTTAACTGACACTTCAGATCAGTGTAATTTCATTACTTTGTCAGACTAGCAGCAGtttgagaaagaacaaaaggaTTACGTTGTTAGGGTCCTACCTTCTCCTATTTTCCCAACGCCAGGTCATAAATTAGGAATAATTTGCAGCATAAACAGATGGTGAGGTGTTGGGTCTgataagagaagaaaaggacTATACCCTAAAGAAGTTACGAGAATAAGATAGAATCTACCAGCAAGATATGACAAAGTAAGCATGATACATTGAGCTTGCTTAGTCCAAGAggttagaaaatgaaattatataggaAAGAGTATATGACTTGTGAGTACTGTCACAAAATATAGAATTTAATATCCAGCTAAAACCTTCAGACATGAAACAAACATTTTGTGGAAATTGCTCCCAGAAGCATGTAGAAAGGGGCATCCATAGGAGCAAAATAATGGGCAGCAACAACAATGATACTTGGCTTGCATCCACACAGGAAATCAAAGATGGATAACCATGAAGCTGAGAGCAGTTGCTTCACAGAGAATTTGCAAGCCCTTGCCAAGATTCCAGATCTGAATTCGTTCAGACTGCAAACCAATGATTGAATAAATCCCCAGGTTGGTTATTTTAACACCATTATACACATTATACTGATTTCCCTGGTCCTCCAAAGGGATTGATAGTCACTTGTTTGAGTAACTACACTGGTGAAAAATGAACATCGTGTCGTTTTTAGGACTGTTGGATGCAGGATCTGAATTGGCACTGATACCTCTAATGTGTAATTGAGACTGATGTATTTGGTAGTGGCTCAATCCTTAGTTTAATGAGTCAGAGCTTTTATAGTGAGAAAGACCAAACAGAGTTCTATGAAATTGCCTCCAAATGTCTGGGGCTAATAAGTTAATTCCAAAACAAATACCATACCCCAGGGTGGTTGATGAAATTTAGCATCACAGTCCCTAACTTATCTCCTTTTAATTCACCTGTGTGGTCTCTGCAGACTCCAGCTATACCTTGGAAAATGACTGTAGACTGCTGGAAGTTCAACCAACTAGTAGTTACAACCACTGGACAGATTTCTTAGATTCATTAGCCGTAGATACATGACAGGCATTCATTTGATAAATACTTTTATTCTATCCCACGcagaaaacaataatttaaaaaatcagaaataattcaTGTTTATATGGAATAGAGAGCAATTCACATTTACAGTTTTGCCCTGGTGTTATGTTAATTCTCATACCCTCTGTCATGATATAGACTTAATGTATTAAGAGTTCAATATTTgtgaaagggaaggggaaaaagCAGGATTtgacagaaagaaaagtaaaagtataATATAGGACTGATAAAACTTTGGCCAATCCAGGCTAAAGCTGTGGACTGAGTATTGCCCATTAGAATAATCCCCAGAGAGGATTATTCCAGCTCCATGACCTGGctttttttgcatgttttatgacagtttttctttttcctgagtaTCAGGGTCAGTTACCCTTGAAAATATGAGTGGTCCTCTTCCTGCCATTTGGTTTCTGAGTATAAAGACACCAAAGTTTCCAGATGATAGCTGTAGTTTATTTATGGAAAAAATGTACCTCCTTTCGAAACCAGTGAATTTAACATGACAAGAGTCCACAGTTGTGACGGCAGAAGACACCACATCTTCCACGACcgatgtattttttcttttggggtAACATTACATGAAGGTCTTTTATTCAATGTATATATTGAACACTTGACTGCAAGCAAAGAACAAAATATAGggatggaaaacaaaataaaacataaaatataaaaaaatttaaatttaaggaGATTACTAAGACAAGATAATGCAAAAGGAAAAGTAAACTAATGAAAAACCCAACGAAATAGTGAAAGTTGTGCAAATAAAATGGATATGCAATAATTCTGTGCTATTTATATTCCCATAGTCATagaattatacatattatttgttgaaaaatatgaagaaattatttgaagaaaaatatgaaagattaCTTTGTGGtgacaaaataatataaacaatttttgAGGAAAAATATAGTTCATTGAAGGAAGTATTTGTGGACATTAATATC is a window of Gorilla gorilla gorilla isolate KB3781 chromosome 9, NHGRI_mGorGor1-v2.1_pri, whole genome shotgun sequence DNA encoding:
- the LOC101125499 gene encoding olfactory receptor 51A4, encoding MSILNTSEMEISIFYLVGIPGLEHANIWISIPICLMYTVAILGNCTILFFIKTEPSLHEPMYYFLSMLALSDLGLSLSSLPTMLRIFLFNAPGISPDACIAQEFFIHGFSAMESSVLLIMSFDRFIAICNPLRYTSILTSARVIQIGLAFSLKNVLLILPFPFTLKHLKYCKKNLLSQSYCLHQDVMKLACTDNKVNIIYGLFVVLTGILDLTFIFMSYMLILKAVLSIASRKERLKVLNTCVSHICAVLIFYVPIISLAVIYRFAKHSFPITRILIADAFLLVPPLMNPIVYCVKSQQIRNLVLEKLCQKQS